In one window of Paraflavitalea soli DNA:
- a CDS encoding RagB/SusD family nutrient uptake outer membrane protein has protein sequence MKKNIIIIASLISIFSSCSKSLNIDPDGTMTREQLQEIIKTKPATVLEPMVTSLVSQVNGYVPVNSVDSRNYLVCNLLLNLKGNDMVLAHTNGGWLVSDYQMLNYREENQARAALYWSMYYKWIYYANQVLDLIPANFDPAVTTDANKLIMKYKAAALTMRALSYTYLMWLYQDDYQHGGSTKAGVPLYTTVAGEEDRAPAKDVWDQVLADAKEAVALFKSSGLSNKASKTDIDASVASVVLARAAITTGDWPTAIAAADYVMQEYPTLINETQYTTAGMSNITLPETIFGYDYSTATGKGTSSFPGWMNIKGEGGYGGSQASWLAIDQRLYDQIAPTDYRRKNFVEAASVDYKYASSQLPEKHFKYYSYKFAAPPIDANTPNYNQDDIFMRTSEMILTKAEAEAKAGQDANAQNTLYILAHERDPSYVKSVSTGDALLREIQLQRRIELWGEAGFEFFDNKRWNIGVNRTGSANHTNQLVVPAGKLFTLQIPLSVELNYNPRITEQNPL, from the coding sequence ATGAAAAAAAATATCATCATCATAGCGAGCCTGATCTCCATCTTTAGCTCCTGTTCCAAATCACTGAACATCGACCCCGATGGTACCATGACCCGCGAGCAATTGCAGGAGATCATCAAAACAAAACCTGCCACCGTACTCGAGCCCATGGTTACCAGTTTGGTATCCCAGGTAAATGGATACGTGCCTGTCAATTCCGTCGATTCAAGGAACTACCTGGTATGCAACCTGCTCCTGAACCTTAAAGGCAATGACATGGTGCTCGCCCATACCAATGGCGGCTGGCTGGTATCCGATTACCAGATGCTCAATTACCGCGAGGAAAACCAGGCCCGCGCTGCCTTGTACTGGAGCATGTATTATAAGTGGATCTATTATGCCAACCAGGTCTTAGACCTGATCCCCGCCAATTTTGATCCCGCAGTAACCACCGATGCCAACAAGCTGATCATGAAATACAAGGCTGCTGCTTTAACCATGAGGGCCCTCAGTTATACCTACCTGATGTGGCTTTACCAGGATGATTACCAGCATGGCGGCAGCACAAAAGCAGGTGTACCCTTATACACTACCGTAGCGGGCGAAGAAGACCGCGCACCTGCAAAGGATGTTTGGGACCAGGTGCTGGCCGATGCCAAAGAAGCCGTTGCCCTGTTCAAAAGCTCAGGCCTTAGCAACAAAGCAAGCAAAACAGATATCGATGCCTCTGTAGCTTCCGTAGTACTGGCCCGTGCTGCCATCACTACAGGCGATTGGCCCACTGCTATTGCTGCTGCTGATTATGTAATGCAGGAATATCCAACCCTCATCAATGAGACCCAGTACACCACCGCCGGCATGAGCAATATCACCCTGCCCGAAACAATTTTCGGATACGATTATTCCACCGCCACCGGCAAGGGCACCAGCTCCTTCCCCGGTTGGATGAATATCAAAGGCGAAGGTGGTTATGGCGGCAGCCAGGCCTCCTGGCTGGCCATCGATCAGCGTTTGTATGACCAGATAGCTCCCACCGATTACCGGAGAAAGAACTTTGTGGAGGCAGCTTCTGTGGATTATAAATATGCCAGCTCCCAATTGCCCGAGAAACACTTTAAATATTACAGTTATAAATTCGCAGCCCCGCCCATTGATGCCAATACTCCGAATTATAACCAGGATGATATTTTCATGCGTACATCCGAAATGATATTGACCAAAGCCGAGGCCGAAGCCAAAGCAGGTCAGGATGCCAATGCGCAGAATACACTGTATATCCTGGCACATGAAAGAGATCCTTCATATGTAAAGTCGGTCAGCACAGGCGATGCCCTCCTGCGGGAGATCCAGTTGCAGCGCAGAATTGAACTCTGGGGAGAAGCCGGGTTTGAGTTTTTTGATAACAAACGCTGGAATATTGGTGTCAACCGTACCGGTTCAGCCAACCATACCAATCAATTGGTAGTACCGGCAGGTAAATTGTTCACCCTGCAAATACCCTTGTCGGTGGAGTTGAACTACAACCCCCGTATCACCGAACAAAATCCGTTGTAA